A region from the Lolium perenne isolate Kyuss_39 chromosome 4, Kyuss_2.0, whole genome shotgun sequence genome encodes:
- the LOC127347278 gene encoding F-box/FBD/LRR-repeat protein At5g22660 isoform X2, translated as MVEAAQRGAMLNSGAPHLSDGMSHRGKTAKVSPPSRVDHLSALPDSVLQYVLGFLEAREAVRTCVLARRWRHLWRLIPRLSVTDADAFRSVEKLNEFVNRLLLPRDQSSVLDECEFDLRGFLRLDDASVDLWIRHVLMCHTQVLQVHFHANLQTTQDQPLVTLANQPLLSQHLWRLELSGISLENSFLDFSSCLVLKHLKITNCVVDTDKILSRSLKHLSIMGCELCWQLHPTLISAPSLISLQLADYVGVTPILGSMPLLETASVSLGHQNEEYCDFCDNGGSEDCDCGMVYLEDDCAPDVSVHLLGLSTATCLELIASSKMVTFKRDLRYCLEFSKLKSLLLSDWCLVADFQTLLCFLHYTPALEKLILQLCQKPKSEELDGSGLMEESLTLKKLKIVEIKCQMIDERVHNIFRILSDSSISLEKINVQKL; from the exons ATGGTAGAAGCTGCGCAGAGGGGAGCCATGTTAAA CTCCGGCGCCCCTCACCTGTCCGACGGAATGTCTCACCGGGGCAAGACCGCGAAAGTGTCGCCGCCGAGCAGGGTAGACCACCTCAGCGCACTACCGGATTCCGTACTGCAGTACGTGCTTGGTTTTCTTGAGGCGCGGGAGGCGGTGCGGACGTGCGTGCTCGCCCGGCGCTGGCGTCACCTCTGGAGGTTAATCCCTCGCCTGAGCGTCACGGACGCCGACGCGTTTCGGAGTGTCGAGAAGCTCAATGAGTTCGTGAACCGGCTGCTTCTGCCCCGCGACCAGAGCTCTGTTCTCGACGAGTGCGAGTTCGATCTGCGTGGGTTCTTGCGACTGGATGATGCAAGTGTCGACCTCTGGATCCGGCACGTTTTGATGTGCCATACCCAGGTGCTGCAAGTCCATTTCCATGCTAATCTACAAACTACTCAGGACCAGCCGCTCGTCACACTGGCCAACCAACCGCTCCTATCTCAGCATCTGTGGCGATTAGAGCTCAGCGGTATCTCCTTGGAAAATAGCTTCCTTGATTTTTCGAGCTGCTTGGTGTTGAAACATCTAAAGATCACCAATTGTGTCGTTGATACTGACAAGATCTTGTCCCGGTCCTTGAAACATCTTAGCATCATGGGCTGTGAGCTTTGCTGGCAATTACACCCAACTCTTATATCTGCTCCAAGTCTTATTTCACTGCAACTAGCTGATTATGTTGGTGTGACTCCAATCCTCGGAAGCATGCCATTACTAGAAACTGCATCTGTCAGTCTTGGCCACCAGAATGAGGAATATTGTGATTTCTGTGATAATGGTGGCTCTGAAGACTGTGACTGTGGCATGGTGTATTTGGAGGATGATTGTGCACCTGACGTCTCTGTGCATCTTTTGGGTCTGTCCACTGCTACGTGTTTGGAATTGATAGCTTCCTCTAAAATG GTTACATTCAAAAGGGATCTTCGCTACTGCCTTGAATTTAGTAAGCTAAAATCTTTGTTACTCAGTGACTGGTGTTTGGTAGCTGATTTCCAAACACTATTGTGCTTTCTCCATTACACACCGGCTCTAGAGAAACTCATTCTTCAACTTTGCCAG AAACCCAAATCTGAAGAATTGGATGGCAGTGGTTTAATGGAGGAATCACTTACACTGAAGAAGCTTAAGATAGTCGAAATTAAATGTCAAATGATTGATGAACGTGTCCATAATATTTTCAGGATCTTGAGCGACAGCAGCATATCTCTGGAGAAAATTAATGTCCAAAAGCTTTAG
- the LOC127347278 gene encoding F-box/FBD/LRR-repeat protein At5g22660 isoform X1, with the protein MVEAAQRGAMLNSGAPHLSDGMSHRGKTAKVSPPSRVDHLSALPDSVLQYVLGFLEAREAVRTCVLARRWRHLWRLIPRLSVTDADAFRSVEKLNEFVNRLLLPRDQSSVLDECEFDLRGFLRLDDASVDLWIRHVLMCHTQVLQVHFHANLQTTQDQPLVTLANQPLLSQHLWRLELSGISLENSFLDFSSCLVLKHLKITNCVVDTDKILSRSLKHLSIMGCELCWQLHPTLISAPSLISLQLADYVGVTPILGSMPLLETASVSLGHQNEEYCDFCDNGGSEDCDCGMVYLEDDCAPDVSVHLLGLSTATCLELIASSKMVTFKRDLRYCLEFSKLKSLLLSDWCLVADFQTLLCFLHYTPALEKLILQLCQKPKSEELDGSGLMEESLTLKKLKIVEIKCQMIDERVHNIFRILSDSSISLEKINVQKL; encoded by the exons ATGGTAGAAGCTGCGCAGAGGGGAGCCATGTTAAA CTCCGGCGCCCCTCACCTGTCCGACGGAATGTCTCACCGGGGCAAGACCGCGAAAGTGTCGCCGCCGAGCAGGGTAGACCACCTCAGCGCACTACCGGATTCCGTACTGCAGTACGTGCTTGGTTTTCTTGAGGCGCGGGAGGCGGTGCGGACGTGCGTGCTCGCCCGGCGCTGGCGTCACCTCTGGAGGTTAATCCCTCGCCTGAGCGTCACGGACGCCGACGCGTTTCGGAGTGTCGAGAAGCTCAATGAGTTCGTGAACCGGCTGCTTCTGCCCCGCGACCAGAGCTCTGTTCTCGACGAGTGCGAGTTCGATCTGCGTGGGTTCTTGCGACTGGATGATGCAAGTGTCGACCTCTGGATCCGGCACGTTTTGATGTGCCATACCCAGGTGCTGCAAGTCCATTTCCATGCTAATCTACAAACTACTCAGGACCAGCCGCTCGTCACACTGGCCAACCAACCGCTCCTATCTCAGCATCTGTGGCGATTAGAGCTCAGCGGTATCTCCTTGGAAAATAGCTTCCTTGATTTTTCGAGCTGCTTGGTGTTGAAACATCTAAAGATCACCAATTGTGTCGTTGATACTGACAAGATCTTGTCCCGGTCCTTGAAACATCTTAGCATCATGGGCTGTGAGCTTTGCTGGCAATTACACCCAACTCTTATATCTGCTCCAAGTCTTATTTCACTGCAACTAGCTGATTATGTTGGTGTGACTCCAATCCTCGGAAGCATGCCATTACTAGAAACTGCATCTGTCAGTCTTGGCCACCAGAATGAGGAATATTGTGATTTCTGTGATAATGGTGGCTCTGAAGACTGTGACTGTGGCATGGTGTATTTGGAGGATGATTGTGCACCTGACGTCTCTGTGCATCTTTTGGGTCTGTCCACTGCTACGTGTTTGGAATTGATAGCTTCCTCTAAAATG GTTACATTCAAAAGGGATCTTCGCTACTGCCTTGAATTTAGTAAGCTAAAATCTTTGTTACTCAGTGACTGGTGTTTGGTAGCTGATTTCCAAACACTATTGTGCTTTCTCCATTACACACCGGCTCTAGAGAAACTCATTCTTCAACTTTGCCAG AAACCCAAATCTGAAGAATTGGATGGCAGTGGTTTAATGGAGGAATCACTTACACTGAAGAAGCTTAAGATAGTCGAAATTAAATGTCAAATGATTGATGAACGTGTCCATAATATTTTCAGGATCTTGAGCGACAGCAGCATATCTCTGGAGAAAATTAATGTCCAAAAGCTTTA G
- the LOC127294136 gene encoding F-box protein At5g03100 isoform X2: MPNTSKANKASNSSKEDRISALPDDVIHHVLGFLQAAEAVHTSVLARRWRYLWKSMRCLRVNSIGRWEEGNGASLSNFMNCLLLLRDPGSTLDEVEIKYDNLEDETKWISIWIRHALSCQAQLIFRRDLRWCPTFSKLKTLLLNKWCVQINLHALVCMLEHSPVLENLILQLRKQEETALALEVEGNNSLMHKPAAISGCLKIIKVKFDEIDDRVCKVLKFLSILGTEIIIQRTTDCWRY, encoded by the exons ATGCCTAACACAAGCAAGGCCAACAAAGCATCAAACTCCAGCAAGGAGGACCGGATCAGCGCACTGCCGGACGATGTGATCCACCATGTACTTGGCTTCCTGCAGGCGGCCGAGGCGGTGCACACCAGCGTGCTCGCCCGGCGCTGGCGCTATCTTTGGAAATCCATGCGCTGTCTTCGTGTCAACTCCATTGGGAGGTGGGAGGAGGGCAACGGCGCTTCCCTTAGCAACTTTATGAACTGCTTGCTGCTCCTCCGTGACCCCGGCTCGACTCTAGATGAGGTCGAGATCAAGTATGATAATTTGGAAGACGAAACAAAATGGATCAGCATTTGGATCCGTCATGCTTTGTCGTGCCAAGCTCAG CTTATTTTCAGAAGGGATTTGCGATGGTGCCCTACATTTAGTAAATTGAAGACTTTGTTGCTGAATAAATGGTGTGTTCAAATCAACCTTCATGCGCTAGTTTGTATGCTTGAACATTCGCCGGTTCTTGAGAATCTAATTCTTCAACTGCGCAAG CAAGAAGAAACTGCTCTTGCATTGGAAGtggaaggaaataatagtttgatGCACAAACCAGCTGCTATATCAGGATGCCTGAAGATTATTAAAGTCAAATTTGATGAGATTGATGACAGAGTTTGCAAAGTTTTGAAGTTCTTGAGTATACTTGGCACAGAAATTATAATCCAAAGGACTACCGATTGTTGGAGATACT GA
- the LOC127294136 gene encoding MEIOTIC F-BOX protein MOF isoform X1, producing MPNTSKANKASNSSKEDRISALPDDVIHHVLGFLQAAEAVHTSVLARRWRYLWKSMRCLRVNSIGRWEEGNGASLSNFMNCLLLLRDPGSTLDEVEIKYDNLEDETKWISIWIRHALSCQAQVLTVKPDSHMYICLDGPPLVSRQLRRLEFSNVNLKHNFLDFSSCTALEDLKIEGSALETSRILSPSLKHMSIKQCAFRHDGRIRISVPNLVSLQLISLVGRTPLLESMLSLETAVVIPRNYSDDLCREGVAGECCGTCADCCGNDDHNGGCVLLGGLSCATNLELIAYLGMLIFRRDLRWCPTFSKLKTLLLNKWCVQINLHALVCMLEHSPVLENLILQLRKQEETALALEVEGNNSLMHKPAAISGCLKIIKVKFDEIDDRVCKVLKFLSILGTEIIIQRTTDCWRY from the exons ATGCCTAACACAAGCAAGGCCAACAAAGCATCAAACTCCAGCAAGGAGGACCGGATCAGCGCACTGCCGGACGATGTGATCCACCATGTACTTGGCTTCCTGCAGGCGGCCGAGGCGGTGCACACCAGCGTGCTCGCCCGGCGCTGGCGCTATCTTTGGAAATCCATGCGCTGTCTTCGTGTCAACTCCATTGGGAGGTGGGAGGAGGGCAACGGCGCTTCCCTTAGCAACTTTATGAACTGCTTGCTGCTCCTCCGTGACCCCGGCTCGACTCTAGATGAGGTCGAGATCAAGTATGATAATTTGGAAGACGAAACAAAATGGATCAGCATTTGGATCCGTCATGCTTTGTCGTGCCAAGCTCAGGTGCTCACTGTCAAGCCCGATTCTCACATGTATATCTGTTTGGATGGGCCTCCTCTGGTCTCCCGGCAATTGAGAAGATTGGAGTTTTCAAATGTGAATCTGAAACACAACTTCCTGGATTTTTCAAGCTGTACAGCGTTGGAGGATCTAAAGATAGAAGGCAGTGCCTTAGAGACTAGTAGGATCTTGTCCCCGTCTTTAAAGCATATGAGCATCAAACAATGTGCTTTCAGGCATGATGGCAGGATCCGTATTTCTGTCCCAAATCTCGTGTCGCTGCAACTCATATCATTGGTAGGTAGAACACCATTGCTTGAAAGCATGCTATCATTAGAAACCGCAGTTGTCATTCCCCGCAACTACTCGGATGACCTCTGTCGTGAAGGTGTTGCTGGGGAGTGTTGTGGTACTTGTGCAGATTGTTGTGGTAATGATGACCACAATGGTGGCTGCGTACTTCTTGGAGGTCTGTCTTGTGCCACAAATTTGGAGTTGATAGCTTATTTGGGAATG CTTATTTTCAGAAGGGATTTGCGATGGTGCCCTACATTTAGTAAATTGAAGACTTTGTTGCTGAATAAATGGTGTGTTCAAATCAACCTTCATGCGCTAGTTTGTATGCTTGAACATTCGCCGGTTCTTGAGAATCTAATTCTTCAACTGCGCAAG CAAGAAGAAACTGCTCTTGCATTGGAAGtggaaggaaataatagtttgatGCACAAACCAGCTGCTATATCAGGATGCCTGAAGATTATTAAAGTCAAATTTGATGAGATTGATGACAGAGTTTGCAAAGTTTTGAAGTTCTTGAGTATACTTGGCACAGAAATTATAATCCAAAGGACTACCGATTGTTGGAGATACT GA